The genomic segment CCCATATTATTAGCAATAGTTGGGGTGGTGGTGGCAGTTCCACCACCATTCAAAGTGCCATTTTATATGCCAGAAATACTCAAAATGCCCTCGTCCTGTTTGCTGCCGGCAATGACGGCTCCTCATCACCTCATTACCCAGGAGCCAATGATGGTGTTATCTGTGTGGGCGCCACCAATTCCTCAGACAATCGCGCCAGCTTTTCAAATTATGGGTCATGGGTGGACATGTGTTCACCTGGTACCGGTATCTGGAGTTGTGTTGATCCAGAGAATCCGGCTCACAACAATCAGTATGATGCCTGGGATGGCACCTCCATGGCTACACCACTGGCTGCCGGAATTGCCGCTCTAATCAAATCACAATTTCCCAATATGAGTGTAGAGGACCTGGAAAATCGCCTAATCGATGGTGACGATGTTGGCAGCCTTCAAATGGGTCTGCGGATTAATGCATTAAAAGCTTTAACAGCTTTCAATATCAGCCACACACCCCAGGTGAATATCACTGACCCCAATAACCCCACAACCATCTCAGTCGAAATCTTTGCCGCTGAGGGAGCTACATTCTCAGTGGATCTGTCTTATTCGATCTCCGGAAGTGTTTTCACCGATCTGGTAATGATTGAGAATACACTCGGCATCTGGACAGCTGATATTCCCGCTCAGGAAGGTGGAGCAGTGGTGGAATACTACATTCATGCTGTCGATGGTGATGGTAACGAGGCTTTTCATCCCCTTAGTGCCCCGACTTTTCCCCATTTTTTCCTGGTTGGGTCATTGGGTTTTTTTACCACTATCAGCTTTGATGATGTCGAAGCTGATCAGGGTTGGTCTCTAGGGGTTACTGGTGATAATGCCAGTGCCGGCATCTGGGTGCGGGAAGATCCTGTTGGAACCTGGGAAGCAAGTGATCCGGTACAACCGGAAGACGACCATACCGGCAGCGGAACGACCTGTTTTGTTACTGCAAATGCAGAATTTACAGGTGAGAATGCCGGAGCAGGTGATGTAGATGGCGGACATACGACCCTGGAAAGCCCTCTTTTCCCCATCGCTCCAGGGCTATCACCCATTGTCAGTTACTGGCGCTGGTACAGCAATGATCTGGGGTTCAATCCCGGGACAGACAGCTGGCAAGTACAGATCCGTAATCTGGATGAAGCCTGGATTACTCTGGAACAGACTACTCAGGCTGACAACTCCTGGATCGAAAAACAATTTCTAGTAAAGAATTACATTGATAACCCCAGTTTCATCCAACTCCGCTTCATTGCTGATGATTCAGGGGAAGGTTCTCTGGTGGAAGCTGCTGTTGATGATATCAGGATCTTTTATGCTGGTGAATCAGCTTTCATACCAGGTGATGTGAACCTTGATGGCTCGATCAGCGTCCAGGATGTGGTGCTCCTGGTCGGGCACATATTAGGTACTTCCACGCTGACCGGGAACGCCGTTTTTGCTGCTGACTATAACCTTGACGGATCCGTTAATGTTCAGGATGTGATCACTCTGGTTGCTGCTATTTTGGATTGATCCATGCTTAACAAAAAGCCCTCTATTAAGTCATGATTTGAGCGGTTTGTGGACTCCACTTGAATCAGTTGGGACCCATGGGTGGAATGATTTTTATCAGTTTGCTGAATAGAGGGTTCACCAGAAAATATTGATCGCTGATATATTTTCGGCTCATCCTCAGAATGCGTACCTCGGGTCATAGGAAGAAGCGTTGACCTCTTGCCGCTTTCTTTTTCAACCTTCGCGCTGCGCACTTTGCGGTTACCTGTTTTTCATTTGAAACGTGTATATTCTATTGAACTGCAGATGAAAGGCATTATTATTGCCATTGTAATTCTTGGAATAAAGAGGAGCTAAGGTTCTGTGCACGAGATGTCCATCGCCATGAGTATTGTAGATATTGCCTGTAAAGAGGCTCAGCAGGATGGTGCTTCATCAATTTCTATAATCGAGCTGGATGTTGGCAAATTAGCTGGCATCATGGTAGACTCACTCCAGTTCTGTTATGATTCGGTTTGCAAAGGGACCCTGGCAGAAAACTCGAAGCTGGTGATCAACGAAATTGCCGGTAAAGGTCACTGTCTTAAATGTGATACTGAGTTTGAGATCGACAGCTTCATGGCGCTCTGTCCAGAATGCGAAAGCTACGAGGTGGAGATCAAACAGGGACGTGAATTGAAGCTCAAAGCTGTTACTGTAAATGAATAACTCCAGTTTATAAAAAGCGTCTCTCGTCTGTCTTCGCAAAGCTTCGCCATGACAAGCAGAGTCGCAAAGTCGCAGAGAGTGTCAGGGCTGAGAAAATGAGATCAAACATGGTTGTGAGCGTAAACTTAAAGCAGTTGCTGCCAATGAATAGCATGAAAGCCTTAGCCACCAAGCCCGCTAAAAGTTAAGTGCTGTCTAGTGCCTTTGCGGCAATAAAGAAAAGGATAAGATATGTGTGATAGTTGTGGATGCGGTGTTGGCGATGAAGCAGTAACGTTTACAAAACATGGGGATCACCATCATCATGGCGAGGGGCACACCCACACACATGCTGATGGGTCGACCCATACCCACGATCATGAGCATCCTCACACTCATGACCATGATCATTCCCACAACCGGACCATCGCCATTGAGCAGGACATCCTGGGTGAGAATAGTCTGCTGGCCCAACGCAACCGGGGGTATTTCGAAGCCAAGAATGTCTATACCATCAACCTGGTAAGTTCTCCTGGTTCAGGCAAAACCACCCTGCTGGAAAAAACGCTGACTGAGATCAAAGATATCCCTTTTGCCGTGATCGAGGGCGACCAGCAAACCATGAACGATGCAGACCGAGTAGCTTCTACGGGAGCACCAGTACTCCAAATCAATACAGGGAATGGCTGTCATCTCGATGCCGATATGATCCATACGGCCTACAAAGAACTTCAGCTTAAAGATGATTCTGTCCTCTTCATTGAAAACGTAGGAAATCTGGTCTGCCCTGCTCTGTTTGACTTGGGAGAAAATACTCGCGTGGTAATCATCAGTGTGACTGAAGGCGAGGACAAACCGGCCAAATATCCCACCATGTTTGACACCGCTAACATCTGTATCATCAATAAAATTGATTTACTCCCCTACGTCCAGTTTGATGTGGAAAAGTGCAAGGAATACGCTCTCCAGGTT from the Candidatus Neomarinimicrobiota bacterium genome contains:
- a CDS encoding hydrogenase maturation nickel metallochaperone HypA encodes the protein MSIAMSIVDIACKEAQQDGASSISIIELDVGKLAGIMVDSLQFCYDSVCKGTLAENSKLVINEIAGKGHCLKCDTEFEIDSFMALCPECESYEVEIKQGRELKLKAVTVNE
- the hypB gene encoding hydrogenase nickel incorporation protein HypB, which produces MCDSCGCGVGDEAVTFTKHGDHHHHGEGHTHTHADGSTHTHDHEHPHTHDHDHSHNRTIAIEQDILGENSLLAQRNRGYFEAKNVYTINLVSSPGSGKTTLLEKTLTEIKDIPFAVIEGDQQTMNDADRVASTGAPVLQINTGNGCHLDADMIHTAYKELQLKDDSVLFIENVGNLVCPALFDLGENTRVVIISVTEGEDKPAKYPTMFDTANICIINKIDLLPYVQFDVEKCKEYALQVNHHLEFFELSATTGEGMDAWYTWLRENIKK
- a CDS encoding S8 family serine peptidase, coding for MRLLTRHLTLLSLLITLSTFAFSQDNTPLITDKFFLKLNTESFTPGTRSDALQILDITAIEQVLTASDYTNISTAFPVIMRKDIDPYGLERIFVVDIVPNPDIMEITQELSALPEVEYAEPMYVRELYDTQFIPNDPYFGQSWHHPVVDTPEAWDIQTGSDTVVIAIIDTGVDTDHPDLINNLWNNPNEIPDNGIDDDLNGKIDDIYGWDFSSGNSDVNHQWGWHTWNAEDHGTHCAGIASGVTNNLIGIAGASHHSKIMACQIFPWTSDAAAANALIYAADNGAHIISNSWGGGGSSTTIQSAILYARNTQNALVLFAAGNDGSSSPHYPGANDGVICVGATNSSDNRASFSNYGSWVDMCSPGTGIWSCVDPENPAHNNQYDAWDGTSMATPLAAGIAALIKSQFPNMSVEDLENRLIDGDDVGSLQMGLRINALKALTAFNISHTPQVNITDPNNPTTISVEIFAAEGATFSVDLSYSISGSVFTDLVMIENTLGIWTADIPAQEGGAVVEYYIHAVDGDGNEAFHPLSAPTFPHFFLVGSLGFFTTISFDDVEADQGWSLGVTGDNASAGIWVREDPVGTWEASDPVQPEDDHTGSGTTCFVTANAEFTGENAGAGDVDGGHTTLESPLFPIAPGLSPIVSYWRWYSNDLGFNPGTDSWQVQIRNLDEAWITLEQTTQADNSWIEKQFLVKNYIDNPSFIQLRFIADDSGEGSLVEAAVDDIRIFYAGESAFIPGDVNLDGSISVQDVVLLVGHILGTSTLTGNAVFAADYNLDGSVNVQDVITLVAAILD